One genomic window of Desulfuromonas sp. AOP6 includes the following:
- the selB gene encoding selenocysteine-specific translation elongation factor yields MSLKTEHHIIIGTAGHVDHGKTELIRALTGKETDRLKEEKARGISIDIGFAPFRLPSGEIAGVVDVPGHERFISNMLAGIGGIDLVLLVIDVNEGVMPQTHEHLQILDLLQVPKGIVVLTKCDLAEPDWIDIVEEEVREEIAGTFLKDAPCCRVSSITGEGIHELVKTIAEVAKTLPSKDADGPLRLPVDRHFTVAGFGTVVTGTLLSGTVRPGDTLEVLPPGETTRVREVQVHSKKVDAAFAGQRVALNLTGIERSRLQRGAVVGTPGIFEQTDRIDVRLTLLADAPRPLKFRDPVHFYLGTAKVVGMVALLDRDLMEPVESAIVQIHLDRPLVAHREDRFIIRSYSPMTTIGGGKVIDPKPVKHRRFREEIMSALAELESGEKSFLLQKLSQQGCARVKELELISGMGKERITDHLQALEEDSKVVLLGDQWTVSESIRSWQHQLLEETKRFLSQNPLLPGIPHATLKNTLPAALSAKGFEQLLEQAVAENILSQQGEWVAIPGYVPTPSEAQAREINRIEEAYRSAGFLAKNKREMLDQLGLSAEKADPYFGFLFAQGRLVRLSEETFFHLETYQLALDALRKHFASQQTLTLAQFRDILGSARKQTQAVLEHFDSLKYTMRRGDERVAWKLPPA; encoded by the coding sequence ATGAGCCTGAAGACCGAACATCACATCATCATCGGCACGGCCGGTCACGTCGACCACGGCAAGACGGAACTCATCCGCGCCCTCACCGGCAAGGAAACGGACCGCCTCAAGGAAGAGAAGGCCCGCGGCATCTCCATCGATATCGGCTTCGCCCCTTTCCGCCTGCCCAGCGGCGAGATTGCCGGCGTGGTGGACGTCCCCGGCCATGAACGCTTCATCAGCAACATGCTGGCCGGCATCGGCGGCATCGACCTGGTGCTGCTGGTCATCGATGTCAACGAGGGCGTCATGCCGCAGACCCACGAGCATCTGCAGATTCTCGACCTGCTGCAGGTCCCCAAGGGCATTGTCGTGCTGACCAAGTGCGATCTGGCCGAACCGGACTGGATCGACATCGTTGAGGAGGAAGTACGCGAAGAGATCGCCGGCACCTTCCTCAAAGACGCCCCCTGCTGCCGGGTCTCCTCCATTACCGGCGAGGGGATTCACGAACTCGTCAAGACCATCGCCGAGGTCGCCAAAACCCTGCCCAGCAAGGACGCCGACGGGCCGCTGCGCCTCCCCGTCGACCGGCACTTCACCGTGGCCGGCTTCGGCACCGTGGTGACCGGCACCCTACTCTCGGGTACCGTACGCCCCGGCGACACCCTGGAAGTGCTGCCGCCGGGGGAGACGACCCGCGTGCGCGAGGTGCAGGTACACAGTAAAAAGGTCGACGCCGCCTTTGCCGGCCAGCGCGTCGCCCTCAACCTGACGGGGATCGAGCGCTCCCGGCTGCAGCGCGGTGCGGTCGTAGGCACCCCGGGCATCTTCGAACAGACCGACCGCATCGACGTGCGCCTGACCCTGCTGGCCGATGCCCCTCGCCCCCTCAAATTCCGCGACCCAGTCCACTTCTACCTCGGCACCGCCAAGGTGGTGGGGATGGTCGCCCTTCTTGACCGCGACCTCATGGAGCCGGTGGAGAGCGCCATCGTGCAGATTCATCTCGACCGCCCCCTGGTCGCCCATCGCGAGGATCGCTTCATCATCCGCTCCTATTCCCCCATGACCACCATCGGCGGCGGCAAGGTCATCGACCCCAAGCCCGTCAAGCACCGCCGCTTCCGCGAGGAGATCATGTCGGCCCTGGCCGAGCTGGAATCGGGGGAGAAATCGTTCCTGCTGCAGAAGCTCAGCCAGCAGGGATGCGCCAGGGTGAAGGAGCTCGAACTCATCTCCGGCATGGGCAAGGAGCGCATTACCGATCACCTGCAGGCCCTGGAAGAGGACAGCAAGGTGGTTCTGCTCGGCGACCAGTGGACCGTCAGCGAGTCGATTCGCTCCTGGCAGCATCAGCTGCTGGAGGAGACCAAACGGTTTCTCAGCCAGAATCCGCTGCTGCCCGGCATTCCCCACGCCACCCTGAAGAACACCCTGCCGGCTGCCCTGTCGGCCAAGGGTTTCGAGCAACTGCTGGAGCAGGCCGTGGCGGAGAACATTCTCTCCCAGCAGGGGGAGTGGGTCGCTATTCCCGGCTATGTGCCGACCCCTTCCGAGGCCCAGGCGCGGGAGATCAATCGCATCGAAGAGGCCTACCGCAGCGCCGGCTTTCTGGCCAAGAACAAGCGGGAGATGCTCGACCAGCTCGGTCTGAGCGCCGAAAAGGCCGATCCCTATTTTGGCTTCCTCTTTGCCCAGGGGCGACTGGTGCGCCTGAGCGAGGAGACCTTTTTCCACCTCGAAACCTACCAGCTGGCCCTCGACGCGCTGCGTAAACACTTCGCCAGCCAGCAGACCCTGACCCTGGCCCAGTTCCGCGATATCCTGGGGAGTGCCCGCAAGCAGACGCAGGCTGTCCTCGAACACTTCGACTCCCTCAAGTACACCATGCGGCGGGGAGACGAACGGGTGGCCTGGAAGCTGCCACCCGCCTAA
- a CDS encoding VWA-like domain-containing protein translates to MTARVLENAVVRLLKTHPFYGQFLLGFRRREVAGDKALGVTFRNGIPTLCFNPERLASFEPAQQRALLEHVIKHVLHLHMLRRKERNSHDWDLACDLTINPGIADLPPQAALPKRLRLEEGLAAEEYYRLLERPFDTGNQQGQGLGNAEQDAGEHAEAGQKKEAPALNSQPQIHDDHQVWQEADSTPAALAEQVVRDLVQDAWRKSHGEVPGDVRELVESLLAPSPIPWKQVLRQFVATAGRVGRQSTWKREHRRFAHETPGQRKRRRLNLLVGVDVSDSTNIRELRETFARELLSIANGRDSLITVLYAGSRVQRIDSFRSRAAVVEVYEGGGFTDLRPVFDYARTMQPPPAAVIYLTDGFGEAPATMAYPTLWVLTRDGQKPAPWGVELRLDG, encoded by the coding sequence ATGACGGCGCGGGTGCTGGAGAACGCCGTGGTGCGCCTGCTCAAGACGCATCCCTTCTACGGCCAGTTTCTGCTCGGCTTCCGCCGCCGTGAGGTGGCGGGGGACAAGGCGCTGGGGGTGACCTTCCGCAACGGCATCCCGACCCTCTGTTTCAACCCCGAACGACTGGCCTCATTTGAACCGGCGCAGCAGCGAGCCTTGCTGGAGCACGTCATCAAGCACGTCCTGCATCTGCACATGCTGCGGCGCAAGGAGCGAAACAGTCATGATTGGGACCTGGCCTGTGATCTGACCATCAACCCGGGTATCGCCGACCTTCCCCCGCAAGCGGCCCTACCGAAACGTCTGCGGCTGGAAGAGGGGCTGGCCGCCGAGGAATATTATCGTTTGCTGGAGCGCCCCTTTGACACCGGCAACCAGCAAGGGCAGGGGCTGGGCAACGCCGAACAGGATGCGGGCGAGCATGCCGAGGCCGGCCAGAAGAAAGAAGCGCCAGCGCTGAACAGTCAGCCGCAGATCCATGACGATCACCAGGTCTGGCAGGAGGCCGACAGCACCCCGGCCGCCCTGGCGGAACAGGTCGTACGCGACCTGGTGCAGGACGCCTGGCGCAAGAGCCACGGCGAAGTGCCCGGTGACGTGCGGGAGCTGGTGGAAAGTCTGCTGGCGCCCTCGCCCATCCCCTGGAAACAGGTGTTGCGCCAGTTCGTGGCCACCGCCGGTCGCGTTGGCCGCCAGAGTACCTGGAAGCGGGAACATCGCCGCTTTGCCCACGAAACCCCCGGCCAACGCAAGCGTCGCCGCCTCAATCTGCTGGTGGGGGTCGACGTCAGCGATTCGACCAATATCCGGGAATTACGGGAGACTTTTGCCCGCGAACTGCTGAGCATTGCCAACGGGCGCGACAGCCTCATCACCGTCCTCTACGCCGGCAGCCGCGTGCAGCGCATCGACAGCTTTCGCAGCCGAGCCGCCGTGGTCGAAGTCTACGAAGGGGGCGGCTTCACCGATCTGCGCCCCGTCTTCGACTACGCCCGCACCATGCAGCCACCGCCGGCAGCAGTCATCTACCTGACGGACGGCTTCGGTGAAGCCCCCGCGACCATGGCTTATCCCACCCTGTGGGTATTGACCCGGGACGGGCAGAAACCGGCGCCATGGGGCGTGGAACTGAGACTGGATGGATGA
- a CDS encoding twin-arginine translocase TatA/TatE family subunit, with protein sequence MFGLGLFEIALLAGLIILIFGAGPARRLVESVYRTYRTVHQTKQDIKDSLSIDAILGKKDRKP encoded by the coding sequence ATGTTCGGATTGGGATTGTTCGAAATTGCCTTGCTCGCCGGCCTCATCATCCTTATCTTCGGCGCCGGCCCGGCCCGCCGGCTGGTGGAGTCGGTCTACCGGACCTATCGGACAGTGCATCAGACCAAACAGGACATCAAGGACAGTCTCAGTATCGACGCCATCCTCGGCAAAAAGGATCGCAAACCTTAA
- the tpx gene encoding thiol peroxidase: MSEKRSGVITFKGNPVTLVGPDLKVGSTASEFKVVDGTLKPVTLADSKGKVRLITVVPSLDTGVCDTMTRKFNEEAAKLPEDVVVYTISVDLPFAQNRWCGNAGIDRVKTLSDYQDRSFGLNYGLLIDELKLLARAVLVVDANDKIVYREIVKEVTTEPDYKAALEAVRKLA, from the coding sequence ATGAGCGAAAAACGCAGTGGCGTCATTACTTTTAAAGGAAACCCCGTCACCCTGGTTGGTCCCGACCTGAAGGTCGGCAGCACCGCATCGGAATTCAAGGTGGTCGATGGCACCCTCAAGCCGGTGACCCTGGCTGACTCCAAGGGGAAGGTTCGCCTCATCACTGTCGTTCCTTCTCTTGACACCGGCGTCTGCGACACCATGACGCGCAAATTCAATGAAGAGGCGGCCAAGCTGCCCGAGGATGTGGTCGTCTATACCATCAGCGTCGATCTGCCCTTTGCTCAAAACCGCTGGTGCGGAAACGCCGGAATCGACCGGGTCAAGACCCTGTCCGACTACCAGGACCGTTCCTTCGGTCTCAACTATGGCCTGCTGATCGACGAGCTCAAGCTGCTCGCCCGCGCCGTACTGGTGGTGGATGCTAACGATAAGATCGTCTATCGGGAAATCGTCAAGGAAGTAACCACCGAGCCCGACTACAAGGCGGCTCTGGAGGCGGTTCGCAAGCTGGCCTGA
- a CDS encoding radical SAM protein produces MSRLLISRMKNRLERERGSQAKPWGGRLTIALVFPNTYFQAMSNLGFQTVYHLLNSRDDVLCERFFLPDPVDLKEHEKTGTALFSLESQRPLADFDVVAFSISFENDYVQLPTLFRLGRIPFYAAERGDSHPLVLCGGVCAFLNPEPLADIMDLFAVGEGEVLLPSLLEQLTTLELSRPELLAALAGVAGVYVPSLYDVRYAEDGTLAAMMPQKGAPPQVRRQWVRELDNSESRTFVHTPDTAFADMSLVEISRGCSRGCRFCAAGFIYLPARERTLQALLPQVEQGLCMHRKIGLVGAAVSDYSDIDDLNREIFERQGLVSVASLRMDSLTAEEVDALRESGHRTLALAPEAGSQRLRDLINKGIDEGQILSAARLLAAGGILNLKLYFLIGLPTEEQDDIDELLQLTAKVREVWVEEQKKSGRLGTLTLSVNPFIPKPFTPLQWAAMDGAKVLESKMKHIRAGIARMPNCEVIFESMRSALLQAFLSRGDRRMSAALPLLAKGMNLKAACREVDLDPDFYVTRERGESELFPWEIIDNGVRRDYLWSEYGRAVRGQLTPPCFPGCRRCGVCV; encoded by the coding sequence ATGTCACGACTGTTGATTTCTCGTATGAAAAACCGCCTGGAAAGGGAGCGCGGCAGCCAGGCAAAACCCTGGGGCGGACGCCTGACCATCGCCCTCGTCTTCCCCAATACCTATTTCCAGGCCATGAGCAACCTCGGTTTTCAGACTGTGTATCATCTGCTTAACAGCCGGGACGACGTTCTCTGCGAGCGCTTCTTTCTACCGGATCCGGTCGATTTGAAGGAACATGAGAAGACGGGAACCGCGCTCTTTTCCCTGGAATCCCAGCGTCCTCTGGCAGACTTTGATGTCGTCGCTTTTTCCATCTCTTTTGAAAACGACTACGTCCAGCTGCCGACCCTCTTTCGCCTTGGGCGTATCCCTTTTTATGCGGCAGAGCGGGGGGACAGCCATCCCCTGGTCCTCTGTGGCGGCGTCTGTGCCTTTTTAAACCCAGAGCCCCTCGCCGACATCATGGATCTCTTCGCCGTGGGCGAGGGGGAAGTTCTGCTGCCGTCCCTGCTGGAGCAGTTGACCACCCTGGAGCTGAGCAGACCCGAACTGTTGGCGGCCCTGGCGGGTGTCGCCGGCGTCTATGTTCCCTCCCTGTACGACGTGCGCTATGCCGAGGATGGTACCCTGGCGGCGATGATGCCACAAAAAGGGGCGCCACCTCAGGTCAGGCGCCAGTGGGTGCGGGAGCTCGATAACAGTGAAAGTCGCACCTTTGTGCATACCCCGGACACGGCCTTTGCCGACATGTCCCTGGTCGAGATCTCCCGCGGCTGTTCCCGGGGCTGCCGCTTCTGTGCCGCCGGCTTCATCTATCTGCCGGCGCGGGAGCGCACACTGCAGGCTCTGCTCCCTCAGGTCGAACAAGGGCTGTGCATGCACCGCAAAATAGGTCTGGTTGGCGCTGCCGTTTCCGATTATTCAGATATCGATGACCTGAACCGGGAGATATTTGAACGGCAAGGGCTGGTCTCCGTCGCCAGCCTGCGCATGGATTCCCTCACCGCCGAAGAGGTGGACGCCCTTAGAGAATCGGGGCATCGCACCCTGGCGCTGGCGCCGGAGGCCGGCAGCCAGCGCCTGCGCGATCTCATCAACAAAGGGATCGACGAAGGTCAGATCCTGTCTGCTGCCCGTCTTCTGGCCGCCGGTGGCATCCTCAACCTCAAATTGTATTTCCTCATCGGTTTGCCGACGGAAGAGCAGGACGATATTGACGAATTGCTACAATTAACGGCGAAAGTGCGCGAGGTCTGGGTGGAGGAACAGAAGAAGTCCGGACGCCTCGGTACCCTGACACTGTCGGTGAACCCTTTTATTCCCAAGCCCTTCACCCCCCTGCAGTGGGCGGCCATGGACGGCGCCAAGGTTCTGGAAAGCAAGATGAAGCACATTCGGGCCGGCATCGCCCGCATGCCCAATTGCGAGGTCATCTTCGAGTCGATGCGCAGTGCCCTGTTGCAGGCCTTCCTTTCCCGTGGCGACCGCCGGATGAGTGCTGCCCTCCCTCTGCTGGCCAAGGGGATGAACCTTAAGGCCGCCTGTCGTGAGGTGGATCTCGACCCTGATTTTTATGTCACCCGCGAGCGAGGCGAATCTGAACTTTTCCCCTGGGAAATTATCGACAACGGTGTACGCCGCGACTACCTGTGGAGTGAGTATGGCCGTGCCGTGAGGGGGCAGCTCACGCCTCCTTGTTTTCCCGGTTGCCGTCGTTGCGGGGTTTGTGTTTAG
- the ftsZ gene encoding cell division protein FtsZ, whose amino-acid sequence MFEFDESIDQRAKIKVIGIGGGGGNAVNTMINSQIEGVEFICANTDAQALRTNKAPMKIQLGSKLTKGLGAGANPEVGREAAREDKARLLEILDGADMVFIAAGLGGGTGTGAAPIIAEVAREMGALTVGVVTKPFSREGKQRMKKAEQGVEELKEVVDSLIVIPNDRLLGLAGKSMSILDAFKPSDDVLLQAVQGISDLITTSGLINVDFADVKAIMSERGMAMMGIGLAEGEKRAAEAAHQAISSPLLEDIDISGAKGVLVNISGSSNMTMEEFDEASRIIHEKVHEEANIITGLVINEELGDCIKITAIATGFGPSFEKSGRIAEDLKNRAAVTMGKVDRDLPTFIRDRQKEVPYNLRASGGGGEMEYDIPTFLRKRVD is encoded by the coding sequence ATGTTTGAATTTGATGAGAGTATCGACCAGAGAGCGAAAATCAAGGTAATCGGCATCGGAGGGGGAGGTGGCAACGCGGTCAACACCATGATCAACTCGCAGATCGAAGGGGTGGAATTCATCTGCGCCAATACCGATGCACAGGCCCTGAGAACCAACAAGGCGCCGATGAAAATCCAGCTGGGTTCCAAACTCACCAAGGGTTTGGGCGCTGGCGCCAATCCCGAGGTTGGCAGGGAGGCAGCCCGAGAAGACAAAGCCCGTCTGCTGGAGATTCTCGACGGCGCCGATATGGTCTTCATCGCGGCCGGACTGGGCGGCGGTACCGGCACCGGCGCGGCCCCGATCATTGCTGAGGTGGCAAGGGAAATGGGGGCGCTGACCGTTGGCGTTGTCACCAAGCCCTTCTCCCGCGAAGGCAAGCAGCGCATGAAAAAGGCAGAGCAAGGGGTGGAAGAGCTCAAAGAAGTCGTTGATTCGCTGATCGTCATCCCCAACGACCGCCTCTTGGGACTGGCCGGCAAGAGCATGAGTATTCTCGACGCCTTCAAGCCTTCCGATGACGTATTGCTGCAGGCGGTTCAGGGGATTTCCGACCTGATTACCACCAGCGGCCTCATCAACGTCGACTTTGCTGACGTCAAAGCCATCATGAGCGAGCGCGGCATGGCCATGATGGGCATTGGTCTGGCCGAAGGCGAGAAGCGTGCCGCCGAAGCAGCACACCAGGCCATTAGCAGCCCGCTGCTGGAAGATATCGATATCTCTGGTGCCAAAGGGGTTCTGGTCAATATCTCCGGTTCTTCCAATATGACCATGGAAGAGTTCGACGAGGCCTCACGCATCATCCACGAGAAAGTGCACGAGGAAGCTAACATCATCACGGGTTTGGTCATCAACGAAGAACTCGGCGACTGTATCAAGATTACGGCCATTGCCACCGGTTTCGGACCTTCTTTCGAGAAGAGCGGCCGGATTGCCGAAGACTTGAAAAACAGAGCGGCGGTGACCATGGGGAAAGTTGATCGCGATCTGCCCACCTTTATTCGGGATCGTCAGAAAGAAGTGCCCTACAACCTGAGAGCTTCCGGTGGGGGCGGCGAAATGGAATACGATATCCCGACGTTCCTGCGCAAACGGGTTGATTAA
- the ftsA gene encoding cell division protein FtsA, with protein sequence MSTKRDNLIVGLDIGTTKICAIVGNMTDEGLDIVGIGTSPSKGLRKGVVINIESTVEAIRKALREAELMAGCEIKSVFAGIAGGHIKGLNSQGVIAIKNREVNDDDIRRVIDAAKAIAIPMDREVIHILPQEFIIDDQDGIKEPLGMSGVRLEAKVHIVTGAVASAQNIVKSCNRADVDVADIVLEQLASSEAVLSPDEKELGVALIDIGGGTTDIAIFVDGAIKHTSVLSLGGNHLTNDIAVGLRTPMAEAEKIKQAYGCCLSSMVGKDETIEVPSVGGREPRVLSRQLLAEILEPRVEEIFSLVNREIVRSGYEDLIASGVVITGGTCILPGMPELAEQIFNLPVRRGVPRDIGGLTDVVNSPIYATGVGLVKYGSRNMSSRNFSIGQTNVFDKVVRRMKEWFDEFF encoded by the coding sequence ATGAGTACGAAGAGGGACAACCTGATCGTCGGATTGGATATCGGCACCACCAAGATCTGCGCCATCGTCGGCAACATGACTGACGAAGGGCTGGATATCGTGGGGATTGGCACCAGTCCCTCCAAGGGTTTGCGCAAAGGGGTGGTGATAAACATCGAAAGCACGGTGGAGGCCATCCGCAAGGCCCTGCGCGAAGCCGAACTCATGGCCGGCTGTGAAATCAAGTCGGTCTTCGCCGGTATCGCCGGTGGGCACATTAAAGGATTGAACTCCCAGGGAGTTATCGCCATCAAGAACCGCGAGGTCAACGATGATGACATCCGCCGGGTTATCGACGCTGCCAAGGCCATTGCCATTCCCATGGACAGGGAAGTTATCCACATCCTGCCCCAGGAATTCATCATCGATGACCAGGACGGCATCAAGGAACCTCTGGGCATGAGCGGCGTGCGCCTCGAAGCCAAGGTGCATATCGTCACCGGTGCGGTGGCCAGCGCCCAGAACATCGTTAAAAGCTGCAATCGCGCCGACGTGGACGTGGCCGATATCGTTCTCGAACAGCTCGCCTCCTCGGAAGCGGTTCTTTCCCCCGATGAGAAAGAGTTGGGGGTCGCCCTTATCGATATCGGTGGCGGTACCACGGATATCGCCATTTTCGTGGATGGGGCCATCAAACACACCTCGGTTCTCTCCTTGGGCGGTAATCACCTGACCAACGATATTGCCGTTGGTCTGCGTACGCCCATGGCCGAAGCGGAAAAAATCAAACAAGCCTATGGCTGCTGCCTGTCCTCCATGGTCGGTAAGGACGAGACCATCGAAGTACCTTCGGTGGGTGGTCGCGAGCCCCGTGTGCTCTCGCGTCAGCTGTTGGCTGAAATACTGGAGCCGCGGGTAGAAGAAATATTCTCGCTGGTAAATCGGGAGATCGTGCGCAGCGGCTACGAAGATCTGATCGCTTCCGGAGTGGTCATCACCGGCGGCACCTGTATCCTGCCCGGTATGCCCGAGCTGGCCGAGCAGATCTTCAATCTGCCGGTGCGGCGAGGTGTCCCCCGGGATATCGGCGGTTTGACCGACGTGGTCAATTCGCCCATCTACGCTACCGGGGTCGGCCTGGTGAAATATGGCAGCCGGAACATGAGCAGCCGCAATTTCAGCATCGGACAGACCAACGTGTTCGACAAGGTCGTGCGGCGCATGAAAGAGTGGTTTGACGAGTTTTTTTAA
- a CDS encoding FtsQ-type POTRA domain-containing protein, whose product MRDLKGQKKTRMKENRRRREKQPRDWSKIFRRTLRFTVFVGSVALIVSGSFIGLRMIFSSDYFRLETIQIEKAQRVSEEDILALSDIQLGTSIFDLDLALIGSKIEENLWISRAQVERVLPRSLVIRVEERKPLAIVSLGYLYYMDSEGTLFKVLESEDRLDYPVVTGIDRSFLLEKPEESRKLLREAVDLIRELQTRSRFGLEDVSELRLDAVSGIDLFTYVGGVPVHMGHANYGTKLDRLEKIYKELEPRLQGLKYIDLNVLDRVIVKVDNRTTQKG is encoded by the coding sequence ATGCGCGATTTAAAGGGACAGAAAAAGACCCGGATGAAGGAGAACCGGCGGCGCCGTGAAAAGCAGCCGCGTGACTGGAGTAAGATCTTCCGGCGCACGCTGAGGTTTACTGTGTTTGTCGGCAGCGTCGCGCTTATCGTCAGCGGTAGTTTCATCGGCCTGCGCATGATCTTCAGCTCTGATTATTTTCGCCTTGAAACCATCCAGATCGAGAAGGCTCAACGGGTCAGTGAAGAGGATATTCTGGCGCTGTCCGATATCCAGCTGGGAACCAGCATTTTTGATCTCGATCTGGCCCTGATCGGCAGCAAGATCGAAGAAAACCTGTGGATCTCCCGCGCCCAGGTAGAAAGAGTTCTACCCCGAAGCCTGGTGATAAGGGTCGAAGAGCGGAAACCTCTGGCCATCGTCAGTCTCGGATACCTTTACTATATGGATTCGGAAGGGACGCTCTTCAAGGTGCTCGAATCGGAAGACCGGCTGGATTATCCAGTGGTTACCGGGATAGACCGCAGCTTTCTACTGGAAAAACCCGAGGAATCTCGCAAGCTGCTGCGCGAGGCCGTCGACCTGATAAGGGAATTGCAGACAAGGAGTCGTTTCGGCCTGGAGGATGTGTCCGAATTGCGCCTGGATGCGGTCTCCGGCATTGATCTGTTTACCTACGTGGGGGGCGTGCCCGTACATATGGGGCATGCCAACTACGGAACCAAGCTCGACCGGCTGGAAAAGATCTACAAGGAGCTCGAACCGAGGCTGCAGGGGCTTAAATATATTGATCTCAATGTACTGGACCGTGTGATCGTGAAGGTGGACAACCGCACCACACAAAAGGGCTAG
- a CDS encoding D-alanine--D-alanine ligase, giving the protein MTRQQLKTKKIAVLMGGLSAEREVSLRTGKAVLAALQSAGYEAVGLDVSRDIALRLSEEQIEVAFIALHGRFGEDGTIQGLLEMMQIPYTGSGVLASSLAMDKETTKKILLYHELPTPAFQVYRKGEDLESFLQGCRHFPLVVKPAREGSTIGISIVRDEQGLAAGLQEALQHDDHVLVEDFIQGMEITVGILGGEALPIIEIAPKGGFYDYHAKYTAGQTEYILPAPLDNAVYHRVQQVAREVYRVLGCSGAARIDFMVREKEFYCLEANTIPGMTETSLLPKAAQHAGLDFSELTQRILEDAGLGK; this is encoded by the coding sequence ATGACACGGCAGCAATTGAAAACAAAGAAGATAGCGGTTCTCATGGGTGGACTCTCCGCTGAACGAGAGGTGTCCTTGCGCACGGGCAAGGCTGTTCTCGCCGCTTTGCAGAGTGCCGGGTATGAGGCTGTGGGCCTGGATGTCAGCAGGGATATCGCCCTGCGCCTGAGCGAAGAGCAGATTGAGGTTGCTTTTATCGCTCTGCACGGACGCTTTGGCGAGGACGGCACTATCCAGGGCCTGCTGGAGATGATGCAGATACCCTATACGGGCAGCGGTGTGCTCGCTTCGAGCCTGGCCATGGACAAAGAAACGACCAAGAAGATTCTCCTCTACCACGAACTGCCGACGCCGGCATTTCAAGTGTACAGAAAAGGAGAAGACCTGGAGAGTTTCCTGCAAGGATGCCGTCACTTTCCTCTTGTCGTCAAACCGGCGCGGGAAGGGTCGACGATCGGTATCAGCATCGTCCGGGATGAGCAGGGCCTGGCGGCGGGTTTGCAGGAAGCCCTGCAGCATGATGATCATGTGCTGGTGGAGGATTTTATTCAGGGAATGGAGATCACCGTGGGGATTTTGGGAGGCGAAGCCCTGCCCATCATCGAGATCGCCCCTAAGGGGGGATTCTATGATTACCACGCCAAATACACCGCCGGGCAGACGGAGTACATTCTGCCGGCCCCTCTCGACAATGCCGTGTACCACCGCGTGCAGCAGGTGGCTAGGGAGGTCTATCGCGTATTGGGATGTTCCGGTGCGGCCCGGATCGATTTCATGGTGCGAGAAAAGGAATTTTACTGCCTGGAAGCCAACACCATTCCGGGGATGACTGAAACGAGTCTGTTGCCCAAGGCGGCACAACACGCCGGACTGGATTTTTCCGAACTGACTCAGCGGATACTGGAAGATGCCGGATTGGGAAAATAA
- the murB gene encoding UDP-N-acetylmuramate dehydrogenase, protein MSSLFESLKDSLRGSVLKDEPMAAHTSWRVGGPADLFILPADRQDVLTALRLLKAAQCPWLPVGSGSNLLVRDGGIRGAVLNLSNLRQLQFLANGLVVAEAGLPVTRLIRLCVEKGLQGLEALAGIPGSLGGAVAMNAGAGGQEMSEVVTEVVLATATGEIRRPGGDLQFAYRRCELPPQSLLVEVSLSMTTADPQELQRIYRERIAHRRQAHAVGGANAGSVFKNPAGVQAWKLIDQAGLRGATVGGAKVSERHTNFIVNTGKARATDILSLIERIKETVRASQGVDLEPEVKIIGSDELPARDERI, encoded by the coding sequence GTGTCATCGCTCTTTGAAAGTTTGAAAGATTCCCTGCGGGGAAGCGTCCTGAAGGATGAGCCGATGGCGGCTCACACCAGCTGGCGTGTGGGCGGGCCGGCCGATCTCTTCATCCTGCCGGCGGATCGCCAGGATGTGTTGACGGCGCTGCGTTTATTGAAGGCGGCGCAATGCCCCTGGTTACCTGTCGGAAGCGGCAGCAATCTGCTGGTACGCGACGGCGGCATTCGGGGAGCCGTCCTGAATCTCTCCAATCTTCGTCAACTCCAGTTCCTGGCTAATGGTCTGGTGGTTGCCGAGGCCGGGCTGCCTGTGACTCGTCTGATCCGGCTTTGTGTGGAAAAGGGATTGCAGGGTCTGGAAGCGCTGGCTGGTATCCCGGGGAGTCTGGGGGGGGCAGTTGCCATGAACGCCGGGGCAGGAGGACAGGAGATGTCAGAAGTCGTGACAGAGGTAGTGCTGGCGACCGCGACTGGCGAAATCAGGCGCCCGGGGGGTGACCTTCAGTTCGCCTATCGTCGGTGCGAACTGCCCCCGCAGTCGCTGCTGGTTGAAGTCTCCCTCTCCATGACGACGGCTGACCCGCAGGAGCTGCAGCGCATTTACCGGGAACGCATCGCGCATCGCCGCCAGGCCCATGCCGTCGGCGGCGCCAATGCGGGCTCGGTGTTTAAAAACCCGGCCGGCGTGCAGGCGTGGAAGCTTATAGACCAAGCCGGCCTGCGAGGTGCCACGGTTGGCGGCGCCAAAGTCTCCGAGCGACACACCAACTTCATCGTCAATACGGGGAAGGCCAGGGCCACGGATATTCTCAGCCTGATTGAGCGCATCAAGGAGACGGTACGGGCAAGCCAGGGCGTCGATCTCGAACCTGAAGTAAAAATTATCGGCAGCGACGAGCTGCCTGCCAGGGATGAACGGATATGA